The genomic stretch TCACTGGATCAATCAGCCCATGTTCAGCACGGAAAAACAAGAGCATGGCAGACAATTCCTGAATATAATGTCAACACTATGATGCAGCTGTGCAAAGACAACACATTTTCCCATTGTCAGCGTACTCAAAAATTTAAACACAGAAGCTAACGGAGAATTGTTGTATGTGCATGCAGCATGCCTGCAGTTAATCAAGTGTGTTACATTTTTAGTAGAGGGCTATAAATGTACAGCAGCTTCCTGAATTCATGCACAGAAAGGCAGTAATGCATGAAAACCTTGACACTGCCACCTAAGCTATCTATAGGCTGGGTGAAATTGAGAACTTGCAGAGCCAACAACTTTGTTGGATGTGCAAGACTCACTGGATCAATCAGCCCATGATCAGCACGAGAAAACAAGAGCATGGCAGAATATTTCTGAATGTAATGTCAACACTATGATGCAGCTGTGCAAAGACAACACATTTTCCCATAGTCAGTACTCAAAAGTTAAAACACACAAAACACGTCAATACTCAAAAGTTAAAACACAGAAAACAGCTTGCTATTGACTGCAGCTAAGTAAAATCACTTATTTCATGCAGTTACACAGTTATACAACCACATACTTTAGATGGTTCACAGCACACAGATGGCATCTTCCCAGCTGAGAAGAGACCAGATTGATTATAATGGCAAAGGCTCTATACACTTCATTGATTAGTCCTTCAGTATTTGTTATTTAGTGGTTAATCTAAGCATAAATGACAAATCTGTAGATTGTATTTTTTACATTTTTCACCAGTAAGTGTGCATAAGAATAAAAAACACATCAATAGGAAGCCAAATAGTAGTGCAGCATGAATTATATAACTGATTAAGAAAAGTCTATTGTTGCTTCCCATTAAAAAGATTGAGGTATTATAGTGTGAATGGAAATAATTCAACGATTTCAATCTATGATCTTCTAGAATTTCAGAACAGTATTTATGAATCACTCAGCTTATGCTGCTCCACAGATCAGGGTGTAGGTACAAACATATTGAATAATTAGCACTGAGAATATTTAGGTTAGTTAAAACTTAGAAGAATAGGTTTGGCTGGCATCCAAGAAAACTGTCAGACGCAACAAAACGACTACAACAAGCATTGCAAGAGCTTTAGGAAATCGAAGACGTAAAGTCATATCTAAGCTGCAGCTTCAGCGCTTACCATTTGAAAATATCAACTACAGAGGATCAACAATTGTATACTGCTAAAAACTCAAGAGTCAATTGATGCAAGTCTATATAACCTTTCACGCATCACTTCTAATTACTATCATGTGGGCCTAGAGAACACATGTCATTTTTCTGTAACCTTCTATCCTGAAAAGCTTCAGGGAGCTCAGTTATTGCCCAATGTTTAAACAGGAAGCCACAGCAACATTTACTGCAGATATTTTACATCTAAaatattgctccataaattgcAGAAACAATTTAACTTGTTTGCTGGTATACAAGAATGATAAGATTTGGCATACCACTGGGCAGCAACAAATGCTAAAGCTTTACACTTGTAAACAAAACTTAAAACATGACAGTAGCAGACAAGAAAAAAGACAGCTTTTAGTTATACCATCCATTACATACAATACGGGTTGTTCTGAAACTATTTTCAGACATTTCTAGCACTGAAATTATGCTTTAAGCATCTGCCGCTAAAGCTTGAGCtagaaaacaaaataaactTCAGGCTTAAAGAAATTTGTTTCTTCACATCATAACACACCAATATCATTTATGGAGGGAGAAATGATATTTCCTCAAGCCCACAACAGTACAGTATACATGCAAATTGATTTCATGAGATAAAGAACACAACTTGTACCTTATCTTCAGGCTCCTCCGCTTCAGTTGGTTCACCCTCCTTGCCCTTCTCAGCCTCAGACTGTGGAACCTCCTCCAGCTTGTTTTCGTCTTCAGCCACAGGAGTCCCCTCAGTTTCTACTGCCTCTCTGATGATTTGGAAAACACACAGAGTTACACATTGAGTTAATACACgtatcaaatacacctccagaaTAGCAAATACAAAATTTTAAAAGAAACTAACTGTGCAAGGGCCTCATCAGTCACAGTTCCCCAGTTGCCACGGCCAGATCCCTCACGCTTCATTTCATATCCTCTGCCTGTGCCACTGTGGCGCTCATAGGCCCGGCGAGGGGGCCGAGCAGACTCATCACCAGCCTCACCATCAGCATAGCCACCACGGCGACCACCACCACGATAAGGCTGACGTGGTCCACGGCCTCTTTCCATAGCCTTTCCATCACCTTCCTCTCTCCGCTGGAagccactatctccaaaaccacCACCGCCGTAACCTCCCTCAACACCATTGGCATTGCCCTCACCAAATTCACGCCTTGGGCCCGTCCTGCCTCCGCGGAAGCCACCTCTACCACGTCCTGGCCCATCACGAGCTGGAGCGCCATAGTTCCTCGACTCCTTCACTGGAAGCAATGACACATCAATATAATCCCAAGTTAACAACCTCTTTCTGTACAAGTTCCTAACAACTAGACCAAATGAGGGAAAAAAATATCAAATTTCAGAATGTCAGTAAGAACTGATTAGACAGGTGGAAATGACGATAAATTCGACACTAAAGGAACCACAGACATCCGGCAGGCGAAATGCTCCGCTCTTCACTGTACCAAATCAACATGTATGTACAGCAATCCCAGACCAAACCACCGTGGTACATACATTTCAGCCCCAAATCCAATGATTCTCGCATCAGATTCAGAACACGGAACCCAAGACCCCGGCTTCCGATCCGATTCGAAAGGGAACTGTGTATGTATGAACTCACCAGCCTGCGCGGGCGGTGTCGGCTTGGTGGGCAGCTTGGCCGGGGCGGCGGGCGCCGGCTTGGGCGACGCGGCCGCCTTCTTCTCGGCGGCCGCGATGAGGTGGGAGGGGTCGTCGTTGTCGACGTCGACGAGGAGATCGAACTGGTTCTTCGTGCCCATGGCGCCCCCCCTCTCCCCTCCTGGCCTCAAACTCCACTCACAAATCACCGGAAACACCAATCCAACCCTTCAATCAGCAACCTAGAGCAACCACGCCGGCGAAGTGACCGCCATGGATGGGTGAATCGTAATCGACGCGAGAGGTAGTCTAGTCTAGGGTTTAGACTTTGAGACGGAGGTGGAAGGAAGACGAGGCGGAGTGGAAAGaagtcagagagagagagaggtcgtAAAACCCTAGCCGCCACTTGGACTCGCGGTCGCGGCTCGCCACTCCCCACCGAGACGAGAGCAGCTTCGAGCGATCACGTGCTTTCCACTGAGGAGTGAGGAGTGAGGAGCATATGTGGCCTCACTCGAATCGGGACTTGAGGTGTCGGGCCTTCTTATCGAATGGGCCTTTAGTGTTTTTTTGTTCGGGGGAATGGGCCTTTAGTGTTGGTATAATCACTGGGCCTTCCAAGTATAGTAGCGAATAGAGTCTATTCGGTAGTATATAACTGTATATAGCGTATTATGAATAAAATTTATAGGATGCCACAGACCCACAGTTGTCTTGTAATAAGAGCACATACAATAATTAGCTTATATAACCAAATAAATACTAATGCAAACGAGAAAAAAGAGAGTTTGGCTCTTGTACAAGCAACAAGCTGTGCAAGGAAGTATAGATAATGGTGGGTCTTACACTAAATGAATGTGAGGAGAATTAGAAAAGAGAATATGATATGTAGATAACTTATAAACAAATGAgagacttctatttatagcttaGCTCTTGTAACTTGACTAATAGTCAAGCACTTGACTCTATTATTGGACTTGCTCTAATATTATCTTATACTCTTACAAAGCAAAACTTCACTACCTATTTCTCTTAACATGGAAGCTATCAAACTAGGTAATCCACTATCACACATAATTAAAATCCACTAGTCCATGCAATTATAATGTCCACATCATCAAGTCACTTATTTTTATGAACATGCAAGCTGTCCAACTACACAATACATATTCTAACctatttatatttctttttcaTACTCGCGGCAACATGCAAGGAATCCTTCTAGTAACTTTTGCGAAAGTACATTTTTCCTTTTTGAACTCCAAAACCGGGCAAAACACCTCTCTTAACTTTTAAAACTTGTTATAAGCAGTTTTGAAGGCagttttatcttttttatttatttcggctgaatctttaaaaaaccatagtaaatcacaaaaaatcataaaatagaaaatctaattttattgCACTTCACATGAGTAGATTTACAAACATATAACAGTTCTTTAGTGCAAACTTCTTGTTGTGGCTTTAATCTATGTTTTTTTGTAATAAATCAGAATAATTTATAGCAAcagtttctatggtccaattgtgataaaatttttataatgaGCTAATTATTGTATGATTAAATTGTAGTAAAAgtttcatactcattagattATTTATAGCTTACTTATAGATTTTTTTCTTCTCCTTAGAACATTTCCGGTGTATTTCACTTTGCGTTCATTGGTCTTTTGATCATAGATTTTTATTTTCAAATGTTACCAGCTTTAAGGGCACATATTATTCTAGTTTTCTTTGTTTTCCAACCAACTTTTTACAAGTGGTGCACCTAAATAAAAGAGGAACAAAACCAACCTGAGGACATCGTATCTTATCTCATGTTGGCTCTATAGTACCCTCATATATGAAGCCTTGAACTTTTCTAACGAGTAATACTCATAAACATAATCCTCAATACCCATCTTCCTCCTTGTTGTCATAAGGCACAAATAATGGTCACATGGCTTACTGATGTGCTATGGTTCAAGAAATGAACAGTCATGTATAAATAACTTAACAATATGTCGTTATGTTGTTTGTTGTCCCACACTTCTACACATACTCCAATCAATATGTTTGACAACCTTCTATGCCCTTAGCCTCTTATTCTCCAATTGTTGTTTGATAGCACAAAAGTATACTACCTTGGAGGCTTTGTGATATCTTACTCCTCTTGTCCCATAATGTCATTACCATCTAGGCCCTATTTCGGCTTTGGGGTTTTATTAATCTAGTGATTGATGAACACAAGTGCTTGTGACTAGCATGTGTCATGCATGAGTTATATTCACATTGGTTACTCACTTGTTAGCCACATGGTTTTCTTGGCCTAGGGGATGATTTGGATTGATGACAAATATGGTGCAAAGGATATTCATGAAGACTAAGGACTTCTAAGGTCAAGTGCAAGCTTGGTGTTAGGAAGCACTTGACATAGAGTGTATAAGCCTTTTGCCCCCTTGGTTGTGCTATTAAGGATGAAGACTCCAAGACATGAAACTTGATGGGAATTAAAGTTGACAACATTTGGATATGCACAGTATACTCTCACTAAGTCAGAGCCTTAGTGGCCCATTGGATTGGTTTTAAGTCAAGGATCTAAAAAAGCATGAATCAGATGAGATCATACTAGAAATGAGCTCAAAATAGGCATCAAAGACCGCATTGGGTGATTGGGATCAACTCGGCAGATCATCCGGTAACAATGTACAAATCTCACCTTCAAACTTGGCCCTAATACTTAGTGACCATCATATGATCCAACGTGACTTCACTTCATGATGCTAGATGGATCATTTGGCGAGGCCTAGCCTTGACTTTGTGTTAAGTGGCCAAGCCACTGATGGTCAACATATTATATGGTTATAATTCATGAGGCATAATGGATAATCTAGTGTGGCCTTGATAGAGGTGGGCAACACGTCCATTTCGTAGACCTCTGCTAATCCTCTCTTCAGTAGTGATAGGCCTAGGAGGACATGAAGACAGAGCTAAGGGAAAGATGAAGTCATCATATGTATAAGGTGTCTGTTGAGGGACACTAGTAGATCACAATCTAAATATAACTTGACTCGCTTGtgcataaaaacaaaaattgtaTTACATATTAAAAATTCAAGACAGTAGAAACACTAGAAAGCTCGTTTTGTGTATAGGAGTATATGCTATACTTACATGTGAGTCGATTGGTTGCACGATACATTATACTGTTGGCGTTAAGCCTGTCAGAGGAGTTGCTGAAGACAGTGCTCAGGACAGGAGAGAGTCTGGAAGCGGGAAAGTTTCGGTTTGAAACTTGGACGCGCATGAGCTAGTCAAGCAGCGTGGTGACCGCGCCCACGAACTCGGCAGTTCTGCAGTGTGTGTTTTTAGTGACTTGTATCCATGTTTTATTTAGGTGTCTTTCTGTAAAAGTGTCATTTAGCTCCAGGTATTAGGAGCAGGGACTTTGGCGTGTGTTATCTATCACTTGTAAGCCGGTTAGGCATTGTGTACTGTGATCCACAAAAAGCGAAAAGGGGCGCTGTCACCCTGTCGCCATTGTGGCGGTTGCCCAGTTCTTCCTATGTTCTTCGTATTTTCTTTGCCTTTCATTGTTTGATCCAGCCACATACAGCACGGTCCTGGTTTCTAGATCCCAACATCTGGTATCAGAGCCTTGATTTCGTGCGGAGACACTCAGATCTTAACCATGTCCATAGTTGCCGGCGGCAGCGGCAACGGCGGCGGAGAgggagggcgcggcggcggtgAAGCCCGTCAGGTTTACCCTACCTTGACAAACACCAACTACACCAGCTGGTGTATACGTGTTCAGGCCATCATGGAGGATCGGGAGGAGTGGGAGGTTGTGGAGCCAGAGGAGGGGGCGACGACCGACGCGGATGCGGCACGGTTGGCGCGGATCAAGGCGAaagacaagaagatcaaggccaATCTTCTGCAATGCATTCCTGACGATTTGTTGATGCAAGTCGCCAAGAAGAAGACTGGCAAGGAAGTGTGGGATTCTCTCAAGGCCCGCTTCATTGGTGCAGATCGCGTGCGTGATGCACGGCTCCAGACGCTGAGGAGCGAGTTCGACGCCATCCGGATGAAGGAGGACGATCCACTTGACCCGGTTGTGGGAAAACTGACGGCACTGTCAGTTAGATGCAGCAGCTTGGGGGGGAGTATCAGCGACGCGAAGTTGGTCAAGAAACTGTTCGATATTGTTCCCGAGCGGTACCTCAACATCATCGCCGGGATTGAGCAGTTCTACGACCTGAAGACTCTACCGTTCGATGAGGCAGTGGGTCGCCTGAAGGCGTTCGAGGAGCGGACACGTCGCAGCAGCGGCAGTGCTCGATCTGGTGAGTCACAGGCGTTGCTCACTCAGGCTGAGTGGGAGGCCAGACAGAAGAATGCTGGAGGCGAATCTTCTGGGAGAGGGAAGAATGGAGGTGGGCGAGGCCGAGGACGTGGCCGCGGCGGGAGCAGCGGTGGTCGCGGTGGAGGCGGAGACACCGGGAAGGATGGTACTGGGAAGCGTGACAAGAGTCACATAAAATGCTTCAAGTGCCATGGATATGGACACTATGCGAATAGATGTCCTGGTGGTGAGAAAAAGAAGGAGGAAGCACACCTGGTGAAGACCGCAGAGAAGGAGCCGACTGTATTGCTGGCAGAGACAGTATTGTTGGACCAGCTACAGTGCTCTTCGGAAAAGCAGTTTCAGACTGTGCTTCTGAATGAGGTGGAGATAGCACCTGAACTGCATTTATCTGATGGGGGAGTACCATCCGGAAATGTTTGGTACCTTGACAATGGAGCAAGTAACCACATGACTGGAGATGTGGAAAAATTCAAGGAGCTTGATCATGCTGTTTTGGGTAGAGTGAGATTTGGTGATGACTCTACAGTGGAGATTCAAGGAAAAGGGATTGTTGTGTTTCAGGGAAAGCAAGGTGATCACTGGATTCTTTCTGATGTGTATTACATTCCAAAACTTAGGAGTAATCTAATAAGTCTGGGTCAATTGAGTGAGACTGGACATAGGATTACTCTAGATGATGAGGAGTTAGTAGTATGTGATAAGCTGTCAGAAAAGTTGATCATGAGAATCCCTAGAGCAGTAAACAGACTGTACAAAATTGAATTGAGGGTTGTAGAGCCAAAGTGTCTGATTGTTGACATTGAGAACCAAGCATGGTTATGGCATGGGAGATTAGGACATGTGAATTTTAGAGCTTTGAAACAACTTGGGAATAGAGAAATGGCAACTGGAGTACCTGTTATTGAGCATCCAGAACAGGTGTGTAGTGATTGCCTAGCTGCAAAGCAGGCAAGAAAGCCATTTCCCAGGACAGCACGGTGGCATGCTACAGAGAAGTTGTCTCTGGTGTATGTTGACCTGTGTGGACCAATTGTACCAGCAACAGCAGGAGGTAACAAATACTTCATGTTACTGGTGGATGATCATTCTAGATGGACACATGTCTATTTGCTCAAGAGCAAGGATCAAGCTGTGGAAGCTTTTGTCAAGTACAAAGCAGAAGTGGAAAACTTCAGTGAATGCAGAATTAAAACTCTCAGGTCTGATAGAGGGGGAGAATTTCTTGCAGGACTGTTTGCAGGTGTATGTGAACAGGCAGGAATCAAGAGACAACTCACAGCTCCTTACACACCACAACAGAATGGAATTGTGGAGAGGAAGAACAGGACTGTGATGGAGATGGCCAGATCTTTGCTTAAAAGCATGAGAGTTCCAGGGAGATTTTGGGGTGAGGTATTCAGACATGCAGTGTATTTGCTAAATAGACTGCCAACCAAGGTGTTGGGAGATATCACTCCATATGAGACCTGGATAGGAAGAAAACCATCTCTGGGGCATctaagagtgtttggttgcacaaCACACACAAAATTCAGTGCACCACACCTGAGAAAACTTGATGATAGGAGCAGACCATTAGTGTATCTTGGTACTGAAGATGGGAGCAAGGCACACAAACTGTATGAACCTGACTCAAATAGAATCATTGTCAGTAGGGATGTGATTTTTGAGGAGTCCAAGGTGTGGCAGTGGAGTTCAACTAGTACTGCAGAACAATCTGTCGATTTTGTTGTGGAAATAGATGCTGAATTAGGGAGCTTTTCAGTGGGTGAAAATGGAATTGTTAATGATCAGTCAGTGGAGTCAGTACCTGCAGCAATGCATCGGTGGGTGGAGACAATACTATGGATGATCAGAATGTGTCACAGTCACCTAGTGTATCAGCTGACTCTGTGGGGAATCAGGCTggatctgcaggatcagatccaGTAACACTACAACACAGTATCTCTAATAGCAGTGTTTCTACACCAAGCTCTGGAAGCAGCAGTGAGCCAATGAGATTCAGAAACCTCAGTGATCTATATGAGCACACTGTGGAAATTGATCTAGAGGAATCTGAagaggaagagcttgaagataCAGATGTGCAGGCACTACTGGTTGAAACAGGTGAGCCAAGCTGCTATAGAGAGGCAGCAGACTATCAAGAGTGGATAGATGCAATGGATAAGGAGATGGAGTCAATTGAAAAGAACAAGACATGGGAGCTGGTTAAGCTACCTATTGGGAAGAAACCCATTGGATTAAAATGGGTTTACAAACTCAAGAGAAACTCTGATGGTGAAGTGCAGAAGCACAAAGCCAGGCTAGTTGCAAAAGGATATGTGCAGAAGCATAGAGTCGACTATGAAGAAGTGTTTGCTCCTGTGGCCAGGTTGGACACTGTGAGATTCATGCTTGCACTAGCAGCCAATCTTGGGTGGAAAGTTCATCATTTCGATGTCAAATCTGCCTTCTTGCATGGTGATCTGGAGGAAGAAGTCTATGTTTCACAACCAGAAGGATATGTTGTGAAAGGGAAGGAGCAGTATGTGTTCAGGTTGAGCAAAGCTCTGTATGGACTTAAACAAGCACCAAGGGCTTGGAATGTCAAGTTGGACAAAAGCCTGAAAAAGCTGGGTTTCAGCAGGTGTCTTTGTGACCAGGCAGTTTACATCAGAGGAGAAGGAATGGACTCTGTCATTCTTggaatatatgttgatgatcttATAGTGACAGGAGGAAATCTTGACAGTGTTAAGAACTTTAAGAATGAGATGATGATAGAGTTCGAGATGACAGATTTGGGGTTACTGTCATACTACTTGGGGATAGAAGTTGATCAGAAGAGTGACTACATCACTGTAAAACAGTCAGGCTATGCCAGAAAAGTCCTTGGACAGTTTGGTATGCAGGATTGCAGTTCTATCAAGATACCAATGGACCCTGGTTGCAAGCTTGATGAAGACAAAGGGGGTGTACCAGTGGATTCAACTG from Sorghum bicolor cultivar BTx623 chromosome 3, Sorghum_bicolor_NCBIv3, whole genome shotgun sequence encodes the following:
- the LOC8082208 gene encoding RGG repeats nuclear RNA binding protein A yields the protein MGTKNQFDLLVDVDNDDPSHLIAAAEKKAAASPKPAPAAPAKLPTKPTPPAQAVKESRNYGAPARDGPGRGRGGFRGGRTGPRREFGEGNANGVEGGYGGGGFGDSGFQRREEGDGKAMERGRGPRQPYRGGGRRGGYADGEAGDESARPPRRAYERHSGTGRGYEMKREGSGRGNWGTVTDEALAQEAVETEGTPVAEDENKLEEVPQSEAEKGKEGEPTEAEEPEDKEMTLEEYEKVLEEKRKALLGLKPEERKVEVDKELQSMQQLSVKKGADEIFIKLGSDKDKKKENTERDERAKKSVSINEFLKPAEGQRYYSPGGRGRGRGRGRGDRGGFRGGYSPREVAAAPAPAIQDQAQFPSLGGK